GTCCACCTGCGTTAATTGAATCGCAGACGATTGTCGCTCGCAGTTGGATGCTTGCAAATGTCGAAATGAAACATCGAGCGCTTGGGATGGACGTTTGCAACGACGATTGTTGTCAGCGCTATCAGGGAACGACGAATCTCTCAGATCGGTCCATCAGAGGGGCTTTGGCAACGGCTGGGCAGGTATTGATGTTCGGCGGAAAAATCTGCGACACGCGTTATTCCAAAAGTTGTGGCGGAATAACCGAAGCATTTGAGAATATTTGGAATGGTAACGTGGTTCCGTATATCCAGCCAATCATTGACGCGCCGGAAGGTTTTTCACATCCATCTTTGCCACTCGATTCCGAAGAGAAGGTTCGCCTTTGGATTGAATCGTCACCGGAGTCTTTTTGTAGCCCATCGGTTGTCCCAGAAAAGGAGTTGGTGAAGTATCTTGGAAATGTCGATGAAGAAGGGGAATATTTTCGGTGGAAGTTTCGGTATACGCAAAAACAGTTGACGGCTTTGCTTAACCTGAAGTTGAATCTTGATGCGAAAAATATTCACAGGATTGAACCAATCAAACGCGGCGCTTCCGGACGCTTGGTTCTTGTGAAAGTAATTTTTGAAGACGGCTCGGGTTCGATTCGGGAGCGGATGATAAAAGATCAATATGTCATTCGGGAAAGTTTTCATGAAATCTTTTTGTACAGTTCGGCGTTTGTTATTGACACAGAAGGCGAATCGGAGATTCCGGATGTCTTTATTCTGAAAGGTGCAGGTTGGGGGCACGGTGCTGGATATTGTCAGATTGGAGCGCTTGGCATGTCCTTAAAAGGATATGCGACAGAAGAAATACTGAATCATTATTACCCGGGTGCAAAACTAAATAAAATCTATTGATAATTGTTAGGAACGTTCATTATAAATAATTCAGAACGGAAGGTTTATTATGTCGGAAAAGGAATCGGCGAAAAAAGACTATAGAAATCCGTGGGCGTGGGTGCCATCGCTCTATTTTGCAGAAGGTATTCCTTATGCCATCGCCATGACCGTTTCCGTAATTATGTACAAAACCATGGGCATTTCCAATACTGTTCTGGCTTTCTGGACGAGCGTACTGTATTTGCCATGGGTCGTTAAACCGCTCTGGAGTCCGTTTGTAGACATCATCTCGACCAAACGGAACTGGGTGTTGATTACTCAGATTTTATTGGGAGGTTGTTTCATCGGTGTCGCTTTAGTGGTGCAATTGCCGCTGTATTTTACTCTGACACTGGCAGTTTTGTGGCTGGTAGCGTTCGCGTCGGCCACACACGATATTGCCGCCGATGGTTTTTATATGATTGGTCTGAATGAACATCAGCAAACCTGGTTCGTCGGCATCCGCAGTACTTTTTACCGGATTGCCATGATCGTTGGGCAGGGGCTGATTGTTATGCTGGCCGGTTTTATTCAAAGTCATACCGGTCTTGAACCGGTCAAGGTTACCGCCACAGCTGTACCTGCCACGGAAATCGTTCGGGTCGTTGATGAAGGTAATCTGCCGATGCTAAGCGATTCCGGCAAGACGTATATCGTGATTATCCCGGCCGAAATCAAAGTACCGATTTACGACTCTGCTCGTCCGGATAACGATTCGGCCAATGTTTTCATCAGGTTGTCTGCGCCGCCCGAACAGGGCAAGAAGGTGACGGTCAACTTTGGTCGAAAAAAAGGGAGCAAGGACATCCTTTTAGCGACGGCCGGGCGGCTTGATTTTACAACTGAGAACTGGAATAAACCGGTCAAAGTGACTTTAAAAGTCGATCATCGGCTAAAAGAACCGAGCAGATCGGAATTTGAGGCGACAGCCGGTAATACGCCGTTCAGCTGGGCGGTTTCATTCGGGGCTTTGGGCGTTATTTTTCTGCTATTCGGTTTGTATCATAAACTGATGTTGCCGAAAGGACTGGAAAAGGTTACAATTAAAACTAAAGAACTGACCAGCGGATGGCTGGCAGTGTTTTCCAGTTTTTTCCAGAAGAAAGGCATCGTTTCCGGGATTTTTTTCCTGCTGTTCTACCGCTTAGCCGAATCGCAGTTAGTTAAAATGGCCTCGCCTTTCATGTTA
The Candidatus Marinimicrobia bacterium CG08_land_8_20_14_0_20_45_22 DNA segment above includes these coding regions:
- a CDS encoding MFS transporter, which translates into the protein MYKTMGISNTVLAFWTSVLYLPWVVKPLWSPFVDIISTKRNWVLITQILLGGCFIGVALVVQLPLYFTLTLAVLWLVAFASATHDIAADGFYMIGLNEHQQTWFVGIRSTFYRIAMIVGQGLIVMLAGFIQSHTGLEPVKVTATAVPATEIVRVVDEGNLPMLSDSGKTYIVIIPAEIKVPIYDSARPDNDSANVFIRLSAPPEQGKKVTVNFGRKKGSKDILLATAGRLDFTTENWNKPVKVTLKVDHRLKEPSRSEFEATAGNTPFSWAVSFGALGVIFLLFGLYHKLMLPKGLEKVTIKTKELTSGWLAVFSSFFQKKGIVSGIFFLLFYRLAESQLVKMASPFMLDRQEAGGLALTTTQVGFVYGTVGLICLTIGGILGGIIASRGGLKKWVLWMALSINIPDLVYVYLSSVQPDNFLIITICVAIEQLGYGFGFTGYMLFMLYMAEGEFKTSHYAIATAFMALGMMIPGMISGKLQDLMGYQTFFLYIMICTIPSFLVAGLANIDQNFGKRKT